From Anticarsia gemmatalis isolate Benzon Research Colony breed Stoneville strain chromosome 3, ilAntGemm2 primary, whole genome shotgun sequence, one genomic window encodes:
- the Pcif1 gene encoding phosphorylated CTD-interacting factor 1, translated as MNDVRDKVVAGSSTWESHVIQSDSSPEIQSSPSASGETPQTPGAPVPLAPHLAADLHPDLIQQGWRKYWSKRENRPYFWNKLSGESMWELPAVKRDFDPITDPLGICHTGPPNAGNMTPGASKRRPSEDSGPPPKKFVLAGPWDIEVPTNVVIYERPPTICPHPHPDIEGFRFTLANKLRQCYQELCHTREGIDAPKDSFNRWLMERKVNDQGGSDPLLPSHCFPEISHSMYEEIMNDIPIKLAHPKFTGDARKQLSRYAEAAKKMIESRNASPESRKVVKWNAEDTFQWLRRTVGATYDDFQDRLAHLRRQCQPHLAETVKASVEGICLKIYHLSAEYARKIREKHSALLKENGIQELPAPLQQAALRKVWCYPVQFAVPAPRPPLVEHFIDRDQTHLRYLGETQSLHAIYLQKLECLYRYSCFDDKKFEQFLSRVWCLMRRYSAWVGPSPESHYTQMALPVTVLECLHRCFGVTFECFASPLDCYFRQYCSAFADTDSYFGSRGPFLELRPVSGSMVAHPPYCEELLEAALRHMERLLQDSAEPLSFVVILPEWPEKTTHALHKLQASHFKRKQVVIPGFEHEYRHGFQHAINKSELYFRWSSGTVVVWLQNAAGFARWGPTEDRVEALLDAWRPRAKRPEPPAAAAPHEPEPAPAALEKR; from the exons ATGAATGATGTTCGCGACAAAGTTGTCGCCGGTTCCTCGACGTGGGAGAGTCACGTTATTCAGAGCGACTCCTCACCAGAAATCCAGTCGTCTCCGAGTGCCAGCGGAGAGACGCCACAGACGCCGGGCGCACCGGTGCCGCTCGCGCCACATCTTGCTGCGGACTTACATCCAGATTTAATACAACAAGGCTGGAGAAAGTATTGGTCTAAAAGAGAAAACAGACCCTACTTTTGGAATAAGTTATCTGGTGAATCTATGTGGGAATTGCCTGCAGTTAAAAGAGATTTTGATCCCATAACAGACCCCCTGGGTATATGTCACACTGGGCCTCCGAATGCAGGCAATATGACTCCAGGAGCAAGTAAACGACGTCCATCTGAGGATAGTGGTCCTCCTCCAAAGAAGTTTGTGTTGGCCGGCCCTTGGGATATTGAGGTCCCTACAAATGTGGTTATATATGAGCGTCCACCTACCATTTGTCCTCATCCACACCCTGATATTGAAGGCTTTAGATTTACTTTGGCAAATAAACTAAGACAATGTTATCAAGAACTGTGTCATACACGAGAAGGTATTGATGCTCCCAAAGATTCATTTAATAGATGGTTGATGGAGAGGAAAGTCAATGACCAGGGTGGTTCTGATCCATTGCTGCCAAGTCATTGTTTCCCTGAAATTTCTCATTCAATGTATGAAGAAATTATGAATGACATTCCTATAAAGTTAGCACACCCTAAGTTCACTGGAGATGCTAGGAAGCAACTCTCAAGATATGCAGAGGCAGCTAAAAAGATGATCGAGTCAAGAAATGCTTCACCAGAGAGTCGGAAAGTCGTGAAGTGGAATGCTGAAGATACCTTTCAGTGGCTACGACGTACTGTGGGAGCTACCTATGATGACTTTCAAGATAGACTGGCACATTTAAGG agaCAATGTCAACCACACTTAGCCGAAACCGTAAAAGCTTCTGTCGAAGGAATCTGTCTTAAGATTTATCATTTATCTGCTGAATATGCTCGCAAAATAAGGGAAAAACATAGTGCATTACTTAAAGAAAATGGAATacag gaACTACCGGCGCCATTACAGCAAGCAGCATTGCGCAAGGTGTGGTGTTATCCTGTGCAGTTTGCAGTGCCCGCGCCACGACCACCACTCGTGGAGCACTTCATTGACCGGGATCAAACTCATTTGCGTTATCTTGGTGAAACACAATCGCTTCATGcaatttatctacaaaaactG GAGTGCCTGTACCGCTACAGCTGCTTCGACGACAAGAAGTTCGAGCAGTTCCTGTCGCGGGTGTGGTGCCTGATGCGGCGCTACTCGGCGTGGGTGGGCCCGTCCCCCGAGTCGCACTACACGCAGATGGCACTGCCGGTGACCGTGCTCGAGTGCCTGCACCGCTGCTTCGGCGTCACCTTCGAATGCTTCGCCAGTCCGCTAGATTGCTACTTTAGACAATATTGTTCCGCCTTCGCCGATACCGACTCCTATTTCGGTTCCCGAGG GCCGTTTTTGGAATTACGTCCTGTGTCCGGATCGATGGTAGCACACCCGCCTTATTGTGAGGAGTTATTAGAAGCAGCACTACGTCACATGGAGCGATTACTTCAAGATTCTGCTGAGCCCCTCAGTTTCGTGGTGATATTGCCAGAGTGGCCTGAAAAAACTACACACGCTTTACACAAGCTACAAGCAAGTCACTTCAAAAGAAAACAG GTGGTCATCCCAGGTTTTGAACATGAATATCGTCACGGATTTCAGCATGCTATAAACAA GTCCGAGCTGTACTTCCGGTGGAGCTCGGGCACGGTGGTGGTGTGGCTGCAGAACGCCGCGGGGTTCGCGCGCTGGGGGCCCACCGAGGACCGCGTGGAGGCGCTGCTGGACGCGTGGCGGCCGCGCGCCAAGCGCCCCgagccgcccgccgccgccgcgccgcacgAGCCcgagcccgcgcccgccgccctcGAGAAGCGCTAG
- the LOC142987553 gene encoding uncharacterized protein LOC142987553 isoform X3, which yields MNNDTEVEGRPRPLSTGLWTLFSWLRRDDRSDSSDSLSSAGSDRTVASFAFLTPAHYTPAKVPIVLPPPGPPTDSYKKRVHDRNLRRQYDRDITLHRKYGLFKSGESSCGYDALSLPPARRITSDSNGRWDRDRRATSECYQRRLAHVPGKRRAPLPPVSTTPIALTTSLTRRSTRKRRAPQPPVKQIEKNKENIKNVEVDRIVTQMNPHSLGEKQKQCNNDVTMGCKPEKYSKKEGCKETRAKPEKSFLKQIFDSKKRNSGIDISSVKFLPSISELDKQAAEIIESCKLNASEHNNNVKNLVLDKKLPQSSNRPEPESWICVTCLRKYNSMNTHCLYCLPNQKHSDKTSGIQASNSYTQTEKGVPNAVATDQKIAQEKQKLKEMLKEMKDSLPKRPKHDVNNKTKAALNSGASSYSTETPTLRVGSTVCNEGGAPSRAQPLVTNVLVKSEAPEARPLSQKHLPLTIQHAPVVQIMPEINKNVNINNHIKNDVNLKSKAEVTQVKIVKPPEASPVDISQQYKAKNDLNTPLKISSLLNPVYVPKSVITSKPQMISAIKTEPKTKLVEANPIHATTSKDALAGPSMSHISRLPISVIKAEAKPHTEVEKRSTEPLASAQSQHLPPMPAAEPAGKKDKQLEVNIQVKKTPTPPTQKKDNAQQITLKNTNDQHSRRRDLIHQLEQSIAKGDEGAAAEAAVKLAQLRLSCSVLSFSSQILSQPSTSAAGTRIVPVKEEVLQKESTKKIGENTKKESNAALPNTAIEKAVPKVTSNKSVEKTSSTSTAAPKADPPKDKPLQQKHNEVAQKPVPESKKDNITQINDNLITIAVLVEDREATRGPVHLRVRRQALMRDLRREAETSLGLAINLQRWIIGRVLCVNDDTPIISLAGPDFSAPFYLWVVESGRNEN from the exons ATGAACAACGACACAGAGGTGGAGGGTCGCCCTCGTCCGTTGTCCACGGGTTTATGGACGTTGTTCTCGTGGCTTCGTCGTGACGACCGCTCCGATTCCAGCGACAGTCTCTCTAGCGCTGGCTCTGATCGCACCGTTGCAAGCTTTGCCTTTTTGACGCCGGCGCACTACACCCCTGCAAAGGTTCCAATTGTCCTCCCACCACCGGGACCACCTACCGACTCCTACAAAAAGAGAGTTCACGACAGAAATCTTCGTCGCCAGTATGATAGAGATATAACTTTACACCGAAAATACGGATTATTTAAAAGTGGTGAAAGTTCCTGCGGTTATGATGCATTAAGCTTACCACCGGCGCGGCGAATAACCAGTGATTCCAACGGTAGATGGGACCGCGATAGAAGAGCGACAAGTGAGTGTTATCAAAGGCGACTAGCGCATGTTCCCGGTAAACGCCGAGCGCCACTGCCGCCAGTGTCCACCACACCTATTGCTCTTACCACATCTCTTACACGGCGTAGTACTCGAAAGAGGCGTGCACCGCAACCTCCTGTCAAACAAATTgagaaaaataaggaaaatataaaaaacgtgGAAGTCGATAGAATTGTCACACAAATGAACCCTCACTCGCTTGGagagaaacaaaaacaatgcaaTAATGATGTGACAATGGGTTGCAAGCCAGAAAAGTACAGTAAAAAAGAAGGATGTAAAGAAACTAGAGCTAAACCTGAAAAAAGCTTTTTGAAGCAAATATTTGATAGCAAGAAAAGAAATTCAGGAATAGACATATCTTCAGTAAAGTTTCTTCCCAGCATTAGTGAGTTAGATAAACAAGCTGCAGAAATTATTGAATCTTGTAAATTAAATGCGTCGGAgcacaataataatgttaagaaTTTAGTATTGGACAAAAAACTGCCCCAAAGTTCTAATCGACCAGAACCAGAATCGTGGATATGTGTGACTTGCTTgagaaaatataattctatGAATACTCACTGCTTATATTGCTTGCCAAATCAAAAGCATTCTGACAAAACTTCTGGAATTCAAGCGTCTAACAGCTACACACAAACAGAAAAAGGAGTGCCTAATGCAGTGGCGACAGATCAGAAGATAGcacaagaaaaacaaaagctGAAAGAAATGTTAAAAGAAATGAAAGATTCTCTGCCAAAAAGACCAAAGCATGacgttaataataaaacaaaagctgCCCTTAATTCTGGAGCAAGTTCTTATTCGACGGAAACGCCAACTCTTCGCGTCGGGTCTACAGTTTGTAACGAAGGGGGAGCGCCTTCAAGAGCACAACCTCTGGTTACAAACGTTCTTGTTAAATCTGAAGCGCCAGAAGCTAGACCTTTATCTCAAAAACATTTACCATTAACAATACAACATGCGCCAGTCGTACAGATTATgccagaaataaataaaaacgttaacatTAATAACCATATTAAGAATGATGTAAATCTTAAAAGCAAGGCAGAGGTCACACaagttaaaattgtaaaaccaCCAGAAGCATCACCCGTGGATATATCTCAACAATACAAAGCTAAAAACGATTTAAACACGCCGTTAAAAATATCGTCCTTGTTAAATCCAGTCTATGTTCCAAAGAGCGTAATAACTAGTAAACCGCAGATGATAAGTGCCATAAAAACTGAGcccaaaacaaaattagttgAAGCTAATCCAATTCATGCTACAACTTCTAAAGATGCTTTAGCTGGTCCTTCGATGTCTCACATAAGCAGGTTGCCTATTAGCGTTATCAAAGCCGAAGCTAAGCCTCACACTGAAGTGGAGAAACGCTCTACAGAACCTCTTGCATCCGCACAAAGTCAACACTTGCCACCGATGCCGGCGGCTGAACCCGCTGGTAAAAAAGACAAGCAGCTTGAAGTAAATATTCAAGTTAAAAAGACGCCAACGCCACCTACGCAAAAGAAAGACAATGCTCAACagataacattaaaaaacacCAATGACCAGCATTCACGGCGAAGAGACTTGATACATCAACTGGAACAGTCTATTGCCAAAGGAGATGAGGGTGCAGCGGCCGAAGCAGCAGTTAAATTGGCACAGTTGCGGTTGTCCTGTTCAGTGTTATCTTTTTCATCACAAATATTGTCTCAACCGTCAACATCAGCAGCTGGTACTAGAATTGTGCCAGTAAAGGAGGAAGTTTTACAAAAAGAGTCTACTAAAAAAATTGGCGAAAACACGAAGAAGGAATCAAATGCTGCGCTTCCAAACACGGCCATAGAAAAAGCAGTCCCTAAGGTCACGTCAAATAAGAGTGTAGAAAAAACGAGTTCTACTTCAACTGCAGCACCAAAGGCTGACCCACCAAAAGATAAACCACTGCAACAGAAACATAATGAAGTGGCTCAAAAACCCGTTCCGGAATctaaaaaagataatataacTCAAATCAATGATAATTTGATAAC AATTGCCGTATTGGTAGAAGATAGAGAAGCCACGAGAGGCCCCGTTCATTTGCGTGTAAGACGACAGGCCTTAATGAGAGACCTACGTCGTGAAGCTGAGACATCATTAGGTTTGGCTATCAACCTGCAGAGGTGGATTATTGGACGAGTTTTATGTGTTAATGACGACACTCCGATAATTTCGCTGGCTGGGCCGGATTTCAGTGCACCTTTTTATCTCTGGGTAGTAGAGtcaggtag aaacgAAAACTGA
- the l(2)k14505 gene encoding ATP synthase mitochondrial F1 complex assembly factor 2 homolog l(2)k14505, with the protein MLSISIAFTRLLRTTCPSCNRFQSYATRKRFYRGTSVIQSDNKWEITLDHRRLKTPNGRTLAVDSEPLARAIAAEWDAQTEHIAQPTMHLTALCNTALDNPGKLTSHDIATYLLDYFSTDTLLFYSEDERELQVLQEKKWTPVLDWFEKRFNVKQEVATGLLPPPVTNDTRAVLARYLLSYNFTALSAMSFGVEALKSPILMLACVERHIEPKDAVLLARLEEEYQLMRWGRVPWAHELNQAELTSRVAASLLVIHSSVEKHSAKAKATAEEQSQ; encoded by the exons atgttatcaatatCGATAGCCTTTACTAGATTATTAAGGACTACCTGTCCTAGTTGTAACCGGTTTCAAAGTTATG CTACTCGCAAACGATTTTATCGCGGTACCAGTGTCATACAAAGTGATAACAAATGGGAGATAACATTGGATCATCGTCGCTTGAAGACTCCAAACGGTCGCACCTTGGCAGTGGACAGTGAGCCCCTGGCACGAGCCATTGCCGCCGAGTGGGATGCCCAAACTGAACATATTGCACAGCCTACAATGCATCTG ACTGCACTCTGCAACACAGCACTGGATAACCCCGGCAAGTTAACATCACATGACATTGCAACTTATCTACTGGACTACTTTTCGACAGACACACTTTTATTCTATTCTGAG GATGAACGGGAGTTACAAGTATTGCAAGAAAAAAAATGGACACCTGTCTTAGACTGGTTTGAAAAGAGATTCAATGTCAAACAAGAGGTGGCTACAGGTTTGCTTCCACCACCAGTTACTAATGACACCCGAGCAGTTCTAGCAAGATACCTTCTATCCTATAACTTTACAGCACTCAGTG CAATGTCATTTGGAGTAGAAGCTCTTAAATCACCAATCCTCATGTTGGCCTGTGTAGAGCGACACATCGAGCCCAAAGATGCTGTTCTCTTAGCGAGACTAGAAGAAGAATATCag TTAATGCGCTGGGGGCGAGTGCCGTGGGCCCACGAGTTAAATCAAGCTGAACTAACGTCGCGTGTGGCCGCTTCTTTGTTAGTCATTCACAGTTCTGTCGAAAAACATTCAGCTAAAGCGAAAGCGACCGCCGAAGAACAAAGCCAATGA
- the Maf1 gene encoding repressor of RNA polymerase III transcription Maf1 — protein MKLLESGRLEALSRALSILNGDSAVQGRVESYSCKMAGAEKAFYKRFTADGETTHNLQALSPPEGIMYSRSLSGDEDGVLCDTISRKTLFYLIATLNAAFPDYDFSMAKSSEFSAEPSLSWVQSAVDAALSAVGGARWRQLRPALWTAVDEEVTLPECRIYSYNPDLASDPFGEPGCLWAFNYFFYNRKLKRIVFFTCRAMSPVCAVDSGVDFAMDEDEEYN, from the exons ATGAAACTTTTAGAGAGTGGCCGCTTGGAGGCACTGAGCAGAGCTCTTTCGATACTGAATGGAGACAGTGCTGTACAGGGCCGAGTTGAGAGCTACAGCTGCAAAATGGCTGGTGCtgaaaaagctttttataagCGATTCACAGCAGATGGTGAAACAACTCACAACTTACAGGCTTTGTCACCACCGGAAGGAATCATGTACAG tCGAAGTTTATCTGGTGATGAAGATGGTGTGCTCTGTGACACCATATCCcggaaaactttattttacttgattGCTACACTGAATGCTGCCTTTCCAGATTATGATTTTTCAATGGCCAAA aGCAGTGAATTCAGTGCAGAACCCTCATTGAGCTGGGTGCAAAGTGCTGTAGATGCTGCTTTGTCTGCTGTGGGCGGTGCTCGGTGGAGGCAGCTGCGCCCGGCCTTATGGACTGCGGTCGATGAAGAAGTGACATTACCTGAATGTCGCATATACAGCTACAATCCAGACTTGGCCAGTGACCCCTTTGGTGAACCAGGGTGTCTATGGGCATTCAACTACTTTTTCTACAACAGAAAATTAAAAAGGATAGTCTTCTTTACATGCAGAGCTATGAG TCCGGTGTGTGCTGTTGACTCGGGTGTAGATTTTGCAATGGATGAAGATGAAGAATACAACTAA
- the LOC142987553 gene encoding uncharacterized protein LOC142987553 isoform X1 has protein sequence MNNDTEVEGRPRPLSTGLWTLFSWLRRDDRSDSSDSLSSAGSDRTVASFAFLTPAHYTPAKVPIVLPPPGPPTDSYKKRVHDRNLRRQYDRDITLHRKYGLFKSGESSCGYDALSLPPARRITSDSNGRWDRDRRATSECYQRRLAHVPGKRRAPLPPVSTTPIALTTSLTRRSTRKRRAPQPPVKQIEKNKENIKNVEVDRIVTQMNPHSLGEKQKQCNNDVTMGCKPEKYSKKEGCKETRAKPEKSFLKQIFDSKKRNSGIDISSVKFLPSISELDKQAAEIIESCKLNASEHNNNVKNLVLDKKLPQSSNRPEPESWICVTCLRKYNSMNTHCLYCLPNQKHSDKTSGIQASNSYTQTEKGVPNAVATDQKIAQEKQKLKEMLKEMKDSLPKRPKHDVNNKTKAALNSGASSYSTETPTLRVGSTVCNEGGAPSRAQPLVTNVLVKSEAPEARPLSQKHLPLTIQHAPVVQIMPEINKNVNINNHIKNDVNLKSKAEVTQVKIVKPPEASPVDISQQYKAKNDLNTPLKISSLLNPVYVPKSVITSKPQMISAIKTEPKTKLVEANPIHATTSKDALAGPSMSHISRLPISVIKAEAKPHTEVEKRSTEPLASAQSQHLPPMPAAEPAGKKDKQLEVNIQVKKTPTPPTQKKDNAQQITLKNTNDQHSRRRDLIHQLEQSIAKGDEGAAAEAAVKLAQLRLSCSVLSFSSQILSQPSTSAAGTRIVPVKEEVLQKESTKKIGENTKKESNAALPNTAIEKAVPKVTSNKSVEKTSSTSTAAPKADPPKDKPLQQKHNEVAQKPVPESKKDNITQINDNLITIAVLVEDREATRGPVHLRVRRQALMRDLRREAETSLGLAINLQRWIIGRVLCVNDDTPIISLAGPDFSAPFYLWVVESETKTEPPPNTKVVEKLINDKSNPETKANVNNNVYTELMQLEQQALVPNAETFECGVCMEEYPPGQGVVLRECVHIFCRGCLSDVVRHCEEPDVPCPAMGCRGMLQEREIRALVSPQDYERWLARGLAAAESGTRNAFHCRTRDCKGWALCEPGVQRFPCPVCKHINCVPCQAIHGGETCEQHRAKIKQAAQVAGKSANPSETDDGTRTLLNSLIAKGEALECPECSAIITKKWGCDWVKCSACKTEICWVTRGRRWGPGGKGDTSGGCRCGVDGKRCHPSCGYCH, from the exons ATGAACAACGACACAGAGGTGGAGGGTCGCCCTCGTCCGTTGTCCACGGGTTTATGGACGTTGTTCTCGTGGCTTCGTCGTGACGACCGCTCCGATTCCAGCGACAGTCTCTCTAGCGCTGGCTCTGATCGCACCGTTGCAAGCTTTGCCTTTTTGACGCCGGCGCACTACACCCCTGCAAAGGTTCCAATTGTCCTCCCACCACCGGGACCACCTACCGACTCCTACAAAAAGAGAGTTCACGACAGAAATCTTCGTCGCCAGTATGATAGAGATATAACTTTACACCGAAAATACGGATTATTTAAAAGTGGTGAAAGTTCCTGCGGTTATGATGCATTAAGCTTACCACCGGCGCGGCGAATAACCAGTGATTCCAACGGTAGATGGGACCGCGATAGAAGAGCGACAAGTGAGTGTTATCAAAGGCGACTAGCGCATGTTCCCGGTAAACGCCGAGCGCCACTGCCGCCAGTGTCCACCACACCTATTGCTCTTACCACATCTCTTACACGGCGTAGTACTCGAAAGAGGCGTGCACCGCAACCTCCTGTCAAACAAATTgagaaaaataaggaaaatataaaaaacgtgGAAGTCGATAGAATTGTCACACAAATGAACCCTCACTCGCTTGGagagaaacaaaaacaatgcaaTAATGATGTGACAATGGGTTGCAAGCCAGAAAAGTACAGTAAAAAAGAAGGATGTAAAGAAACTAGAGCTAAACCTGAAAAAAGCTTTTTGAAGCAAATATTTGATAGCAAGAAAAGAAATTCAGGAATAGACATATCTTCAGTAAAGTTTCTTCCCAGCATTAGTGAGTTAGATAAACAAGCTGCAGAAATTATTGAATCTTGTAAATTAAATGCGTCGGAgcacaataataatgttaagaaTTTAGTATTGGACAAAAAACTGCCCCAAAGTTCTAATCGACCAGAACCAGAATCGTGGATATGTGTGACTTGCTTgagaaaatataattctatGAATACTCACTGCTTATATTGCTTGCCAAATCAAAAGCATTCTGACAAAACTTCTGGAATTCAAGCGTCTAACAGCTACACACAAACAGAAAAAGGAGTGCCTAATGCAGTGGCGACAGATCAGAAGATAGcacaagaaaaacaaaagctGAAAGAAATGTTAAAAGAAATGAAAGATTCTCTGCCAAAAAGACCAAAGCATGacgttaataataaaacaaaagctgCCCTTAATTCTGGAGCAAGTTCTTATTCGACGGAAACGCCAACTCTTCGCGTCGGGTCTACAGTTTGTAACGAAGGGGGAGCGCCTTCAAGAGCACAACCTCTGGTTACAAACGTTCTTGTTAAATCTGAAGCGCCAGAAGCTAGACCTTTATCTCAAAAACATTTACCATTAACAATACAACATGCGCCAGTCGTACAGATTATgccagaaataaataaaaacgttaacatTAATAACCATATTAAGAATGATGTAAATCTTAAAAGCAAGGCAGAGGTCACACaagttaaaattgtaaaaccaCCAGAAGCATCACCCGTGGATATATCTCAACAATACAAAGCTAAAAACGATTTAAACACGCCGTTAAAAATATCGTCCTTGTTAAATCCAGTCTATGTTCCAAAGAGCGTAATAACTAGTAAACCGCAGATGATAAGTGCCATAAAAACTGAGcccaaaacaaaattagttgAAGCTAATCCAATTCATGCTACAACTTCTAAAGATGCTTTAGCTGGTCCTTCGATGTCTCACATAAGCAGGTTGCCTATTAGCGTTATCAAAGCCGAAGCTAAGCCTCACACTGAAGTGGAGAAACGCTCTACAGAACCTCTTGCATCCGCACAAAGTCAACACTTGCCACCGATGCCGGCGGCTGAACCCGCTGGTAAAAAAGACAAGCAGCTTGAAGTAAATATTCAAGTTAAAAAGACGCCAACGCCACCTACGCAAAAGAAAGACAATGCTCAACagataacattaaaaaacacCAATGACCAGCATTCACGGCGAAGAGACTTGATACATCAACTGGAACAGTCTATTGCCAAAGGAGATGAGGGTGCAGCGGCCGAAGCAGCAGTTAAATTGGCACAGTTGCGGTTGTCCTGTTCAGTGTTATCTTTTTCATCACAAATATTGTCTCAACCGTCAACATCAGCAGCTGGTACTAGAATTGTGCCAGTAAAGGAGGAAGTTTTACAAAAAGAGTCTACTAAAAAAATTGGCGAAAACACGAAGAAGGAATCAAATGCTGCGCTTCCAAACACGGCCATAGAAAAAGCAGTCCCTAAGGTCACGTCAAATAAGAGTGTAGAAAAAACGAGTTCTACTTCAACTGCAGCACCAAAGGCTGACCCACCAAAAGATAAACCACTGCAACAGAAACATAATGAAGTGGCTCAAAAACCCGTTCCGGAATctaaaaaagataatataacTCAAATCAATGATAATTTGATAAC AATTGCCGTATTGGTAGAAGATAGAGAAGCCACGAGAGGCCCCGTTCATTTGCGTGTAAGACGACAGGCCTTAATGAGAGACCTACGTCGTGAAGCTGAGACATCATTAGGTTTGGCTATCAACCTGCAGAGGTGGATTATTGGACGAGTTTTATGTGTTAATGACGACACTCCGATAATTTCGCTGGCTGGGCCGGATTTCAGTGCACCTTTTTATCTCTGGGTAGTAGAGtcag aaacgAAAACTGAACCTCCGCCCAATACAAAAGTTGTAGAgaagttaataaatgataaaagcAACCCAGAAACCAAGgcgaatgtaaataataatgtttatacgGAGCTCATGCAACTGGAGCAACAAGCACTCGTTCCTAATGCAGAAACTTTTGAGTGTGGAGTTTGTATGGAGGAATACCCGCCTGGTCAGGGGGTAGTATTACGGGAATGTGTGCATATTTTCTGTAGGGGTTGTCTATCGGACGTAGTCCGGCACTGTGAAGAGCCAGATGTCCCATGTCCAGCCATGGGTTGCCGGGGAATGTTACAAGAACGCGAAATCCGTGCATTGGTGAGTCCACAAGATTACGAGCGTTGGTTGGCACGAGGTCTTGCTGCAGCAGAAAGTGGCACTCGGAATGCATTTCATTGCCGTACGCGTGATTGTAAAGGATGGGCTCTTTGCGAGCCAGGGGTTCAAAGATTTCCGTGCCCTGTATGTAAGCATATCAACTGCGTACCATGTCAG